From a single Leclercia sp. AS011 genomic region:
- the narI gene encoding respiratory nitrate reductase subunit gamma, whose amino-acid sequence MTHHLNVFFFDIYPYICAAVFFLGSWLRYDYGQYTWRASSSQLLSKRGMNWGSNLFHIGILGIFFGHLFGMLTPHWMYAWFLPMAVKQQLAMIAGGICGVLTLIGGAMLLYRRLFNQRVRATSTTPDIIIMSILLTQCVLGLTTIPFSAQYPDGSEMLKLVGWAQGIFTFQGGSSEMLTGVAFIFRVHLVLGMTIFLIFPFTRLVHVWSAPFEYITRRYQLVRSRR is encoded by the coding sequence ATGACACACCATCTGAACGTCTTTTTCTTCGACATTTATCCGTACATCTGCGCTGCGGTCTTCTTCCTCGGCAGCTGGCTGCGGTACGACTACGGCCAGTACACCTGGCGCGCCTCCTCCAGCCAGCTGCTGAGCAAGCGCGGCATGAACTGGGGCTCTAACCTGTTTCATATCGGGATCCTGGGGATATTTTTCGGCCACCTGTTCGGGATGTTAACTCCGCACTGGATGTACGCCTGGTTTCTGCCGATGGCGGTCAAACAGCAGCTGGCGATGATCGCCGGGGGGATCTGCGGCGTGTTGACCCTGATTGGCGGCGCGATGCTGTTGTACCGTCGCCTGTTCAATCAGCGGGTGCGGGCCACCTCCACCACCCCGGATATCATCATCATGAGCATTCTGCTGACCCAGTGCGTGCTTGGTCTGACGACCATTCCGTTCTCGGCGCAATACCCGGACGGGAGCGAAATGCTCAAGCTGGTCGGCTGGGCCCAGGGGATCTTTACCTTCCAGGGGGGATCGTCCGAGATGCTGACCGGCGTGGCCTTTATTTTCCGCGTCCATCTGGTGCTGGGGATGACCATCTTCCTGATCTTCCCCTTCACCCGCCTGGTGCACGTCTGGAGCGCGCCGTTCGAATATATCACCCGGCGGTATCAACTGGTGCGGTCGCGGAGATAA
- the narW gene encoding nitrate reductase molybdenum cofactor assembly chaperone has product MQILKIIALLIEYPDEALWESRDEAIALVAQDAPVLLPFAQQYLNAPLLDRQAGWCEVFERGRATSLLLFEHVHAESRDRGQAMVDLMNQYEQAGLQLDCRELPDYLPLYLEYLSILPEAQAREGLQNVAPILALIGGRLKQREVAHYQLFDALLRFAGSKLSSDSVTQQVAGEKRDDTRQALDAVWEEEQVKFIEDNATACDSSPMQQYQRRFSQDVAPQYVDVSAGGPK; this is encoded by the coding sequence ATGCAGATCCTCAAAATTATCGCCCTGCTGATTGAGTACCCGGACGAGGCGCTGTGGGAGAGCCGCGACGAGGCGATCGCCCTGGTGGCGCAGGATGCGCCGGTGCTGCTGCCCTTTGCGCAGCAGTATCTCAACGCCCCGCTACTCGACCGTCAGGCCGGGTGGTGCGAGGTGTTCGAGCGCGGGCGCGCCACCTCGCTGCTGCTGTTTGAACATGTCCATGCCGAGTCCCGGGATCGCGGTCAGGCGATGGTCGACCTGATGAACCAGTACGAACAGGCCGGGCTTCAGCTCGACTGCCGTGAGCTGCCGGACTATCTTCCGCTCTATCTCGAGTATCTGAGCATTCTGCCCGAGGCGCAGGCCCGGGAGGGGTTGCAGAACGTCGCGCCGATCCTGGCGCTGATTGGCGGGCGGTTAAAACAGCGCGAGGTAGCGCACTATCAGCTGTTTGACGCCCTGCTGAGGTTCGCGGGCAGTAAACTTTCCAGTGACAGTGTCACGCAGCAGGTGGCGGGTGAAAAACGGGACGACACCCGCCAGGCGCTGGATGCGGTCTGGGAAGAGGAGCAGGTGAAGTTTATCGAGGATAACGCGACGGCCTGCGACAGCTCGCCAATGCAGCAATATCAACGACGCTTTAGCCAGGACGTCGCCCCGCAGTATGTGGACGTCAGCGCCGGAGGCCCAAAATGA